From one Rosa rugosa chromosome 4, drRosRugo1.1, whole genome shotgun sequence genomic stretch:
- the LOC133743012 gene encoding uncharacterized protein LOC133743012 — MAKISCFSLIVRKKKKVKGDGESAKAGEVDKAIRTLQLRLQQQPVKTVEVNGLKPLKSFGAFIPYGVDKKHIKDKVKSPDSLIGLREAAYEAEDEHGESSINSNGSDLQVSETNAGEEVSLRKMDCCESDKDSGRGVDRLESGHLSDPGVVKAEFWGSRKLTRSCSNLETHKVDGNMQSKLRVWKTQSFEQLQELDESVRKDVNPGSPASVGSHFSADKVMLKKHSSSQVLPSRSRRLWWKLFLWSHRNLHKSSSTATTPKTLPNKIKLNKQGGYSSDTLEPNRVMQFEKMESPLSFKSVDKGKNIVNDDQSWTGFQIRSSSLWPQNQWVAFSTEASSSSRVLDWMKDLDTTPSSLPSNEDKDDGVVTPQTPPSPQTPGSRSSTYFTRGPDANLSEDTLHANTVIQTLNSSSTVAHISGMGLKAIPIISCFCSLRSVNLSNNFIVHITPGSLPKSLHTLDLSKNKISSIEGLRELTHLRVLNLSYNRISRIGRGLSSCSILKELYLAGNKISDVEGLHRLLKLTVLDLSFNKITTTKALGQLVANYNSLQGLNLLGNPIQNNIGDEQLRKTIISLLPKLVFLNKQAIKPPRAREAVTDSVAKAALGKSGWNPRRKTGKKLTQSFSFTKKRSDSISPKKTRTFPNRGHKSSAMASVGHKRMLKSKSEAKESSAVFPSSSH, encoded by the exons ATGGCAAAAATTAGTTGCTTCTCTCTAATTgttaggaagaagaagaaggttaaG GGAGATGGTGAATCTGCAAAAGCAGGTGAAGTGGACAAGGCAATTAGGACCCTGCAACTCAGGCTTCAACAACAACCTGTGAAAACTGTGGAAGTTAATGGGTTGAAGCCTTTGAAATCTTTCGGAGCCTTTATCCCTTATGGTGTTGACAAGAAACATATCAAGGACAAGGTGAAGAGTCCTGATAGCCTTATTGGGTTACGTGAAGCAGCCTATGAAGCTGAAGATGAGCATGGAGAGAGCTCCATCAACTCTAATGGCTCTGATCTTCAGGTCAGTGAAACCAATGCGGGGGAAGAGGTCTCATTAAGGAAGATGGATTGCTGTGAATCTGATAAGGACTCTGGGAGGGGTGTGGATAGACTAGAAAGTGGGCATCTTAGTGATCCTGGGGTTGTGAAAGCAGAGTTTTGGGGTTCAAGAAAGCTAACTCGGTCTTGCTCGAATTTGGAGACTCATAAGGTGGATGGAAACATGCAGTCTAAGTTGCGTGTTTGGAAGACACAGTCTTTTGAACAATTGCAGGAATTGGATGAAAGTGTAAGGAAGGATGTTAATCCTGGAAGCCCTGCTTCTGTGGGAAGCCATTTCAGTGCTGATAAGGTGATGCTCAAGAAGCATTCTTCAAGCCAAGTTTTGCCTTCTAGAAGCAGAAGATTGTGGTGGAAGTTGTTTCTTTGGAGCCATCGGAACCTGCACAAATCATCATCCACTGCAACGACACCAAAGACACTTCCCAACAAAATTAAATTGAATAAGCAAGGCGGGTACTCTTCGGATACGCTTGAACCAAACAGAGTTATGCAATTCGAAAAGATGGAATCACCTCTGTCCTTTAAATCTGTAGACAAAGGGAAGAACATCGTGAATGATGACCAGAGCTGGACTGGTTTTCAAATTAGATCCTCATCCTTATGGCCTCAGAACCAATGGGTTGCATTCTCAACAGAAGCATCCTCATCTTCGAGAGTGTTAGACTGGATGAAAGATCTCGACACAACACCCTCCTCACTTCCATCTAACGAAGATAAAGATGATGGAGTCGTCACTCCACAAACCCCGCCCTCTCCTCAAACTCCTGGATCAAGAAGCTCAACTTACTTCACTCGAGGTCCCGATGCCAACCTTTCAGAGGATACATTGCATGCTAATACCGTAATCCAGACTCTAAATTCTTCGTCAACAGTGGCTCACATCTCTGGTATGGGCTTAAAAGCCATCCCTATCATTTCATGCTTCTGCAGCCTTCGATCCGTTAACTTGTCAAACAACTTCATAG TTCACATCACTCCAGGATCGCTGCCAAAGAGCCTTCACACACTTGATTTGTCCAAAAACAAGATCAGCTCCATTGAAGGACTGAGAGAATTAACCCATTTGCGAGTACTAAACCTCAGTTACAATCGGATTTCTAGAATTGGACGCG GGTTATCAAGCTGTAGCATACTTAAGGAGCTCTATCTTGCTGGGAACAAGATCAGTGATGTTGAAGGTCTACACAGGCTATTGAAGCTAACAGTTCTGGACCTGAGCTTCAACAAGATAACAACAACAAAGGCACTTGGCCAGCTTGTTGCTAACTACAACTCGCTACAGGGTCTGAATCTATTAGGCAATCCGATCCAGAACAACATTGGCGATGAGCAGCTGCGCAAAACTATTATAAGTCTTCTCCCAAAGCTAGTCTTCCTGAACAAGCAAGCCATCAAGCCACCACGAGCGAGGGAGGCAGTTACAGATAGTGTAGCCAAAGCTGCATTAGGAAAATCCGGATGGAACCCTCGCCGAAAAACAGGTAAGAAGCTTACTCAAAGTTTCTCATTTACCAAAAAAAGGTCTGATTCCATATCACCAAAGAAAACTCGAACATTTCCAAACCGCGGTCACAAGAGCTCTGCCATGGCAAGTGTTGGACACAAGAGAATGCTGAAGTCCAAGAGCGAAGCCAAAGAGTCATCAGCTGTGTTTCCTTCTTCATCCCATTAG